A single Elusimicrobiota bacterium DNA region contains:
- a CDS encoding type III PLP-dependent enzyme has protein sequence MNPNRLQKLAEEHGTPLFVVDHEEIRRNYAEFKKYLPRVQPYYAVKANPDPAIVKTLYDAGASFDVASMPEFDIVHKNIQHMPPKQRQEWIWDKIIYANPIKAIEALTQLDTYKPLVTYDNLEEIKKLKEYAPNAGLALRLKVPNTGAMVELSSKFGADPGEAVNLILAAGRAGFTVEGLSFHVGSQTTNFENYVQAINLAANIFKDVRARGYTKMNLLDIGGGFPAPYDESVKSFRVLAKRINTELNRLFPKEIEILAEPGRFMIATAATSIVKINGKAVRDGKLCYYVNDGVYHTYSGIIFDHCHYHMKAFRKGPEQVCAVFGPTCDALDVISMSENLPTDLELGELLYSENIGAYSHASSTYFNGFPPAKVVHVNQFQTNRKNHKTAGAATSR, from the coding sequence ATGAACCCGAATCGATTGCAAAAACTGGCCGAAGAGCACGGAACGCCGCTGTTCGTGGTTGACCACGAAGAGATCCGGCGCAACTACGCCGAGTTCAAGAAATATCTGCCGCGGGTGCAGCCCTATTACGCGGTCAAGGCCAACCCCGACCCCGCCATCGTCAAGACGCTTTACGACGCGGGGGCCAGCTTCGACGTGGCCTCAATGCCGGAATTCGATATCGTCCACAAGAACATCCAGCATATGCCGCCGAAGCAGCGTCAGGAATGGATATGGGACAAGATCATTTACGCCAACCCCATCAAGGCCATTGAGGCCCTGACACAGCTCGACACCTACAAACCGCTGGTAACCTACGATAATTTGGAGGAAATAAAAAAGCTGAAAGAATACGCCCCCAACGCGGGCCTCGCCCTGCGCCTTAAAGTCCCCAATACCGGCGCCATGGTGGAGCTTTCCTCCAAGTTCGGCGCGGATCCGGGGGAAGCGGTGAACCTTATTTTAGCCGCCGGCCGGGCAGGTTTCACCGTTGAGGGCTTAAGTTTCCACGTCGGCAGCCAGACGACCAACTTTGAAAACTACGTCCAGGCGATAAATCTCGCCGCTAACATTTTTAAAGACGTGCGGGCCCGCGGTTACACAAAGATGAACCTTCTGGATATCGGCGGCGGCTTCCCCGCGCCGTATGATGAATCCGTCAAATCCTTCCGCGTTCTGGCCAAAAGGATCAATACCGAGCTGAACCGGCTTTTCCCGAAGGAAATAGAGATCCTGGCCGAGCCGGGGAGATTCATGATCGCGACAGCCGCGACTTCTATAGTCAAGATCAACGGCAAGGCGGTGCGCGATGGCAAGCTCTGTTACTATGTCAACGACGGCGTCTACCACACCTACTCCGGCATTATTTTTGACCATTGTCATTATCATATGAAGGCGTTCCGTAAAGGTCCGGAGCAGGTTTGCGCCGTCTTCGGTCCGACCTGCGATGCGCTTGACGTGATTTCAATGTCGGAAAATCTCCCCACGGACCTTGAGCTCGGAGAGCTTCTCTACAGCGAGAATATCGGAGCGTACAGCCACGCGTCATCCACATACTTCAACGGTTTCCCTCCCGCGAAGGTGGTACATGTGAACCAGTTCCAGACAAACCGGAAAAACCACAAGACCGCGGGCGCGGCGACGTCCCGCTGA